Within Pseudomonas paeninsulae, the genomic segment GCTGCTTGGCCACGCTGCCATCCAGATTGCCTTTGTCCCAGCGCTCGAAGTCGGCGAACTCGTCGTTCGGCGAGAGCTGTGGATGGGTTTCACCATCCCCTTTGGTCTGGGTGACCTCATAGAGCGGCTCCCAGCGCGCGCGCTGCTCAGCATAGACCTGATCCACCGGCTTGCCGGTAAAGGACTCGATCAGCGGGAACATGCGGCCATTGGACAGGTTGCCGTTGTGGGCGATGGCCAGTACCTGGCCCCCGGTCTTGGCCTCGTAATCACTCATCCACTGCCAGAGGTCGCGCGGGTTGTCGCTGCCCAGTGGTTTGAGGGTGGTAAAGGGCTCGATCTGCGCAACCTTGTCGCCGTTGTCACGGAAAATGACGTTGCGGTGCAGGTTGTTGGCACCACTGTTGGAGGTCCACTCGTAGCCGAGCAACGCTGTGAAACGACCCGGTTCGTTGTAGGCCTCGGCCGCACTCACCGACTCCTGCCAGGCATTGCGGAAGGTCTCGGAGCCAGGCACGGGCAGCAACTGCTTGGACAGGGTGCCATTGCCGAAACTGGTGATGAGCTCTATGGCGGCCTGGGCGGCCTGGCCATTGCGGATCATTTCATGCAGTTTGCGCCCCTGCTCATCGGCCATGACCGATGGTGCACCGGAGACCAGCAACGGATAGAGGCCATAGCCATCGGAGTGGTCAGCCACCACCAGGAAGTCCAGCGGCCGCGCCAGTTTTACCGGCTGTCCGCTGGACGCGGATACCTGCTCGCCGCGGGCGAAGCGATATGCCTCCTGCGGTCCCAGGCGCGCACCGAAGACCCCGGCGTCCAAGGACTGGGAGGTGTGCAGATGGGTATCACCAAACAGCGGGCGAGTTGGATAGTCACGCCCGACATTGGGCGAATAGGCCGGGGACGCCTTAGCCGGTGCGCTCTGGTCTGCCACGACGGGCAGCGCACCCGCCAGTGCGACGGCGCAGGCAAGGTACTTGAGAGAATACAGGTGCATGTGAATCTCCTTTATTTCACTAGAACGCCACGACGCGCTGGATGACCCAGGTCATCGCCACGCTACCAAGGACATAGGGCAACAACAGACGAGGCCACTGCAGAGTCTGCGGCCACAAGAGTCGAAACACGTAGCGCAGCAACAGGACTACTAGAATGAAGAGCAGTTGCCCGCTCTCCACGCCAAGATTGAACGCCAGCAGCGCCAGCGGTATGCCGACCTGCGGCAAGCCCACTTCCTGCAAGGCACTGGCGAAACCCAGCCCGTGCAGTAGGCCGAAGGCAAAGGCCACCAGCCAGGGAGCGCGCATGGCCAGCCCTGCGCCACCCCGCCGCTGACGCACCACCTCAGCGGCGACAAAAACGATGCTGAGCGCGATGACCGCCTCCACCGGTGCGATCGATACCCGCAGCAGATCCAGGGTCGCCAGGCTCAGAGTGATCGAGTGCGCCACGGTGAATGCCGTGACTGTCCAGACCAGCCTGCGCACGCCGCTGACGAGCAGCAGCAGGGCGAGGACGAAGAACAGGTGATCGATGCCAATGAGAATGTGCTCGACACCAAGGACGAAGTAGCTGGCAGCCAACTCCAGCAGGCCGGGCGTCGCGGTCACGTTGAACGCGGGCTGTGCCGCCGACAGGCGCGCACTCTGCTGCGAACCGTCGAGGCGACTGATGCGCACCAGTACGTCCGCGGAAACCTCAGTCAGGCCAGCGACTGTGATGTTCTTGCCAGCCAGACCGGTCGGACAATCGATCTGCCAACGCTGCACGAAGCTGTTGTCGCCGAGCACAACCTGCACACCGCCGGCCGGGCACTGCTCGGACAGTTGCAAGCGCAGGGCCAGACGGCTGTCGCCGAGCGCCGGCAGCTTCCATAGCACGCTGTAGCGCTCGCTGGAAACCTCATCCAGTTGCAGATAACCAAGGCGCAACTCGTGCGCGGCAAGCAGCTGCGACCAGCCGGCGGCGAGCGCGCCGATGACCAACAGAACACGGAGTCCGCGCCATCTCATGGCTGCGCATCCGCTACGATGACCACCTGATAGCGCTCTTGCAGCGCGACGTAGAACTGGTCGAGCTGCTGTTGGCGCTGGTCGCGCTGCCAGGCCTGACGCAGTGGCTCGCGAACGGCGGCGAACTCGGCCTGGGCTGCCAGCTGCACCCGTTCGAGGCGAACCAGGTGCGCGCCATAGGCCGATTGCAGCGGCCCGGCCCAGCGATCCTGCGGCAGCTCACTCAAGGCGTGGCCAAAACCGCTGCCGAACAGCCGATCCAGATCTTCGACCGAGAGATCGGCATAGATCGGTTCCAGCGCACTGCGATCGACCTCCAGCGCGTCTCGACTGTCACCGCCATTGAGCCGCGACAGCAGACGTGCTGCCTCGGCCTGAAGATTCGCGCCATGCCTGGACGGATCGACAAAGACCTGGCTAAAGCTGTAGCGCGACGGTTGCAGGAAGGCTTCGGGATGACGCTTCCAGTAATCTTGCAGCTGCTCCTCACTG encodes:
- a CDS encoding DUF3604 domain-containing protein produces the protein MHLYSLKYLACAVALAGALPVVADQSAPAKASPAYSPNVGRDYPTRPLFGDTHLHTSQSLDAGVFGARLGPQEAYRFARGEQVSASSGQPVKLARPLDFLVVADHSDGYGLYPLLVSGAPSVMADEQGRKLHEMIRNGQAAQAAIELITSFGNGTLSKQLLPVPGSETFRNAWQESVSAAEAYNEPGRFTALLGYEWTSNSGANNLHRNVIFRDNGDKVAQIEPFTTLKPLGSDNPRDLWQWMSDYEAKTGGQVLAIAHNGNLSNGRMFPLIESFTGKPVDQVYAEQRARWEPLYEVTQTKGDGETHPQLSPNDEFADFERWDKGNLDGSVAKQPDMLEFEYARSALLNGLKLQQELGTNPYQFGMIGSTDSHNGLVAIEEDNFFGKTASQEPSPKRLSKPFFNNVQSGVKVMDWEVSASGYAAVWAKENTRESIWDAMQRRETYGTTGPRMSVRLFAGWDFNQTDLQSRSLADAGYRKGVPMGAELSLAPAGKAPSFLVAALKDPIGANLDRYQIVKGWLDASGKLHEKVYDVAWGSERKLDASGKLPPVGSTVDIANATWSNSIGASELVAVWQDPEFDPAQSAFYYGRVLEIPTPRWTAYDVKRLGAEALKGTTMVLQERAYTSPVWYKPAS
- a CDS encoding HupE/UreJ family protein, with the protein product MRWRGLRVLLVIGALAAGWSQLLAAHELRLGYLQLDEVSSERYSVLWKLPALGDSRLALRLQLSEQCPAGGVQVVLGDNSFVQRWQIDCPTGLAGKNITVAGLTEVSADVLVRISRLDGSQQSARLSAAQPAFNVTATPGLLELAASYFVLGVEHILIGIDHLFFVLALLLLVSGVRRLVWTVTAFTVAHSITLSLATLDLLRVSIAPVEAVIALSIVFVAAEVVRQRRGGAGLAMRAPWLVAFAFGLLHGLGFASALQEVGLPQVGIPLALLAFNLGVESGQLLFILVVLLLRYVFRLLWPQTLQWPRLLLPYVLGSVAMTWVIQRVVAF
- a CDS encoding peptidyl-prolyl cis-trans isomerase, with amino-acid sequence MSIAQLIEAGIPLLHRALREPLLHFLLLGGLLFGVYAVLPGEPEADQQIVVDHGRLAALQGNFVKAWRRPPTGEELDGLVRDYVREEMAVREARALDIDQDDSVIRRLLRQRLEFVTADLVRQAEPSEEQLQDYWKRHPEAFLQPSRYSFSQVFVDPSRHGANLQAEAARLLSRLNGGDSRDALEVDRSALEPIYADLSVEDLDRLFGSGFGHALSELPQDRWAGPLQSAYGAHLVRLERVQLAAQAEFAAVREPLRQAWQRDQRQQQLDQFYVALQERYQVVIVADAQP